One genomic window of Phycisphaerales bacterium includes the following:
- the gcvH gene encoding glycine cleavage system protein GcvH, with protein MAAPDDRRYSDSHEWHKLEGDTVVIGITQFAVDQLTDVTFVEMKPAGTSLGKGDAVGEVESVKTTSDIYSHVDGEVVEVNDALGDNPGLINEDCYGKGWLVKVKASDAGQLDDLMDAAAYADSGGA; from the coding sequence ATGGCCGCACCCGACGACCGCCGCTACAGCGACTCCCACGAATGGCACAAGCTCGAGGGCGACACGGTGGTCATCGGCATCACCCAGTTCGCCGTCGATCAGCTCACCGACGTGACGTTCGTCGAGATGAAGCCGGCCGGCACGAGCCTGGGCAAGGGCGACGCCGTGGGCGAGGTCGAGTCGGTCAAGACCACCAGCGACATCTACAGCCACGTCGACGGCGAAGTCGTCGAGGTCAACGACGCGCTGGGCGACAACCCGGGCCTCATCAACGAAGACTGCTACGGCAAGGGCTGGCTGGTGAAGGTCAAGGCCAGCGACGCCGGCCAGCTCGACGACCTGATGGATGCTGCCGCGTACGCCGACAGCGGCGGCGCATGA
- a CDS encoding TIM barrel protein translates to MLLALAARSLRSMLAGKDASLPLTDLPRFAHEQLGLHGLMLSADLLAGRTRDDLSRLRDAADRARCSCLVLLEEDPQKLAAADASAAAERIRRVMAAASLLGCNAASVAVDAPDSPEALEIVAERFKALMGEAEQRELNLLIMPGSSKRPGLTSSPDRLTELLKKIGGFRVGTMPDFAHAAEAEDPPAYLRKVTPYASAVLGSTLGFKVIEGELDDERAIVEHQGYDLAAAVEAIAAVGYDGAVGLDYHGEGDLRMGLRRSREGFALAMEGKGGPFSLVQDEEEFDDEMDAAAAALLDAILSDDGGEDDEGEDDDEGDSGDAVDRDSDDGDAAADDAAPAEPAPTKTSKKTTKKPAKKTTKKTAKKATDDGDEA, encoded by the coding sequence ATGCTGCTCGCCCTCGCCGCCCGCTCCTTGCGCTCCATGCTCGCCGGCAAGGACGCAAGCCTGCCACTGACCGACCTGCCCCGCTTCGCCCACGAGCAACTGGGCCTGCACGGGCTGATGCTGTCGGCAGACCTCTTGGCCGGCCGCACCCGGGACGATCTCTCCCGCCTGCGCGACGCGGCCGACCGGGCCCGATGCTCGTGCCTCGTCCTGCTCGAGGAAGACCCCCAGAAGCTCGCCGCCGCCGACGCGAGCGCCGCGGCCGAGCGCATCCGCCGGGTCATGGCCGCCGCCAGCCTGCTGGGCTGCAACGCCGCGAGCGTCGCGGTCGACGCACCCGACTCCCCCGAGGCGCTCGAGATCGTGGCCGAGCGGTTCAAGGCCCTCATGGGCGAGGCCGAGCAGCGCGAGCTCAACCTGCTCATCATGCCCGGCTCGAGCAAGCGTCCCGGGCTGACCTCGTCGCCCGATCGCCTGACGGAGCTGCTCAAGAAGATCGGCGGCTTCCGCGTGGGCACCATGCCCGACTTCGCCCACGCCGCCGAGGCAGAAGACCCGCCCGCGTACTTGCGGAAGGTCACGCCCTACGCCTCGGCCGTGCTGGGCTCGACGCTTGGCTTCAAGGTGATCGAGGGCGAGCTCGACGACGAGCGGGCGATCGTGGAGCACCAGGGCTATGACCTGGCCGCCGCGGTCGAGGCCATCGCCGCGGTCGGCTACGACGGCGCCGTGGGCCTCGACTACCACGGCGAGGGCGATCTCCGAATGGGCCTGCGTCGCAGCCGTGAAGGCTTTGCGCTGGCGATGGAGGGCAAGGGCGGCCCGTTCAGCCTGGTTCAGGACGAGGAAGAGTTCGACGACGAGATGGACGCCGCCGCCGCCGCGCTGCTTGACGCCATCCTGAGCGATGACGGCGGCGAAGACGACGAAGGCGAGGACGACGACGAGGGAGATTCGGGCGACGCCGTCGACCGCGACTCGGACGATGGCGACGCGGCGGCCGATGACGCTGCTCCCGCCGAGCCGGCCCCGACGAAGACCAGCAAGAAGACGACGAAGAAGCCCGCCAAGAAGACCACAAAGAAGACCGCCAAGAAGGCCACCGACGACGGAGACGAGGCATGA
- the cmk gene encoding (d)CMP kinase has translation MSRQGDTLRSAAVAVEVASGPEGRPGESGTPGDRRPSAKRASVIPHDVDIIVTIDGPAGTGKSTVAQALAERLGLDLLDTGAMYRAAAAIAIDRGMIDGIEAGDAETIAKFVDVIAQADLHFDWNTDPPAIMAWITEHKKFEPLNDRIRTPDVTKAVSIVAGIAELRRHMVRKQRLIGQQHPRLVTEGRDQGSVVFPDALVKFFLDADLEVRAQRRADQLREAGYPVEAEQLMEDLARRDELDRSRDEGPLICPDDATTVDTTSLSFDGVVDRLERDVLDRVGVA, from the coding sequence ATGAGCCGCCAGGGGGATACGCTCCGTTCGGCGGCCGTCGCGGTCGAGGTCGCCTCCGGGCCAGAGGGGCGGCCCGGTGAATCAGGCACTCCAGGCGATCGGCGGCCCTCGGCCAAGCGAGCCAGCGTGATCCCCCACGACGTGGACATCATCGTCACCATCGACGGGCCCGCCGGCACCGGCAAGAGCACCGTCGCCCAGGCCCTCGCCGAGCGTCTGGGGCTCGACCTGCTGGACACCGGAGCCATGTATCGCGCCGCGGCGGCCATCGCGATCGATCGCGGCATGATCGACGGCATCGAGGCGGGCGACGCCGAGACCATCGCGAAGTTCGTCGACGTCATCGCCCAGGCCGACCTGCACTTCGACTGGAACACCGATCCACCGGCCATCATGGCTTGGATCACCGAGCATAAGAAGTTCGAGCCGCTCAACGACCGCATCCGCACGCCCGACGTGACCAAGGCCGTCTCGATCGTCGCGGGCATCGCCGAGCTGCGACGCCACATGGTCCGCAAGCAGCGGCTCATCGGCCAGCAGCACCCGCGCCTCGTGACCGAGGGCCGCGATCAGGGCTCGGTCGTTTTTCCTGATGCACTCGTGAAGTTCTTCCTCGACGCCGACCTCGAAGTGCGTGCCCAGCGGCGGGCCGACCAGCTCCGCGAGGCGGGCTACCCCGTCGAGGCCGAGCAACTGATGGAGGACCTCGCGCGGCGGGACGAGCTCGATCGCAGCCGCGACGAAGGCCCGCTGATCTGTCCCGACGACGCGACCACCGTCGACACCACCAGCCTGAGCTTCGACGGCGTCGTCGATCGGCTGGAGCGCGACGTGCTCGACCGCGTGGGCGTCGCCTAG
- a CDS encoding lysophospholipid acyltransferase family protein produces MSEPDAHAPPQKTLAYRIGQPITRAYFRGFHDVRWMHPERVPADGPLLVVANHQSYYDPPLIGGGITNRPLDYLARAGLFKNPLFSRFISAFNAFPIKEDTGDRAALNTVIDRLQAGGAVLLFPEGRRTRQGHVMPLKRGMALILRKARCPLLPVAIDGVFDVFPPGQKRPSLFKGPIGVHYGEPIMPDELPRHAEPLLTMLHDRIDAQRLELRLELLKQSNGRFPAPLGPKTPGAME; encoded by the coding sequence GTGAGCGAGCCGGACGCACATGCCCCGCCGCAGAAGACGCTGGCCTACCGCATCGGCCAGCCGATCACGCGCGCGTACTTCCGCGGCTTCCACGACGTCCGCTGGATGCACCCCGAGCGCGTGCCCGCCGACGGCCCGCTGCTCGTCGTGGCAAACCACCAGAGCTACTACGACCCGCCGCTGATCGGCGGCGGCATCACGAATCGACCGCTGGACTACCTGGCGCGCGCGGGCCTCTTCAAGAACCCGCTGTTCTCCCGGTTCATCAGCGCGTTCAACGCGTTCCCCATCAAGGAAGATACGGGCGACCGGGCCGCCCTCAATACCGTGATCGATCGCCTGCAAGCCGGCGGCGCGGTGCTGCTCTTCCCCGAGGGTCGCCGCACGCGCCAGGGCCACGTCATGCCCCTGAAACGCGGCATGGCGCTCATCTTGCGAAAGGCCCGCTGCCCGCTGCTGCCGGTCGCCATCGACGGCGTCTTCGACGTCTTCCCGCCGGGGCAAAAGCGGCCGAGCTTGTTCAAGGGCCCCATCGGCGTCCACTACGGCGAGCCCATCATGCCCGACGAGCTGCCGCGGCACGCCGAGCCGCTGCTAACGATGCTGCACGACCGCATCGACGCGCAGCGCCTGGAACTTCGTCTCGAGCTGCTCAAGCAGAGCAACGGCAGGTTTCCGGCGCCGCTTGGACCGAAGACGCCGGGCGCCATGGAGTGA
- a CDS encoding ABC transporter permease has translation MTFLLETIRLGIANLRLHKLRSFLTALGIILGVAAVICMVSIGEGSKQEALRQIEQLGARNIIIRSQRPPETQQQGQERSFVVNYGITWNDLRIIYDNFSDDARIVALKEVGSEIIRGPQKQTSQAYGVDPLLAEVANLRVARGRYLTESDNAERAMVCVIGNEVSRQLFPLEDPLGSTIRIDDKALRIVGVLSPVGLAGGAGSALVGRDLNQDVHVPIETARYVFGDTVFRRTSGSFNASEVHVSELYLTVPEREQVVGLAQRLERVLETRRDGMTDVTMVVPFELLENAERAALRGTLMLMAIAGISLLVGGIGIMNIMLATVTERTREIGIRRALGATRKHIVWQFLVETSVLSLIGGLIGVAIGVGLSLLLGWAVPLLPNVPLVGRFIPSDASLPTQLAWWSVIVAMTVAVLTGLIFGLYPARKAAKQDPIVALRHD, from the coding sequence GTGACATTCCTGCTCGAAACCATCCGACTGGGCATCGCCAACCTCCGCTTGCACAAGCTGCGCAGCTTCCTGACGGCCCTGGGCATCATCCTGGGCGTCGCGGCCGTGATCTGTATGGTGTCCATCGGCGAGGGCAGCAAGCAGGAGGCGTTGCGCCAGATCGAGCAATTGGGCGCCCGCAACATCATCATCCGCAGCCAGCGGCCGCCCGAGACCCAGCAGCAGGGCCAGGAGCGGTCGTTCGTCGTCAATTACGGCATCACGTGGAACGACCTGCGGATCATCTATGACAACTTCTCGGACGATGCGCGCATCGTGGCGCTCAAGGAAGTCGGTTCGGAGATCATCCGCGGACCGCAGAAGCAGACCAGCCAGGCGTACGGCGTCGACCCGCTGCTGGCGGAGGTCGCCAACCTGCGCGTAGCGCGCGGCCGGTACCTGACCGAGAGCGACAACGCCGAGCGGGCGATGGTGTGCGTCATCGGCAACGAGGTATCGCGGCAGCTCTTCCCGCTCGAAGACCCGCTGGGCAGCACGATCCGCATCGACGACAAGGCGCTTCGGATCGTGGGCGTGCTCTCGCCCGTCGGCCTGGCCGGCGGCGCTGGTTCGGCCCTGGTCGGCCGAGACCTGAACCAGGACGTGCACGTGCCCATCGAGACGGCGCGGTACGTCTTCGGCGACACCGTCTTCCGCCGCACCAGCGGCTCGTTCAACGCGTCTGAGGTGCACGTGAGCGAGCTGTACCTGACCGTGCCCGAGCGCGAGCAGGTCGTAGGCCTGGCCCAGCGCCTGGAGCGGGTGCTCGAGACGCGGCGCGACGGCATGACCGACGTGACCATGGTCGTGCCCTTCGAGCTGCTGGAGAACGCCGAGCGGGCGGCCCTCCGCGGCACGCTCATGCTCATGGCCATCGCGGGCATCAGCCTTCTGGTGGGCGGCATCGGCATCATGAACATCATGCTTGCGACGGTAACCGAGCGAACGCGAGAGATCGGCATCCGCCGGGCATTGGGCGCGACGCGCAAGCACATCGTCTGGCAGTTCCTCGTCGAGACCAGCGTGCTGAGCCTCATCGGCGGGCTCATCGGCGTCGCGATCGGCGTCGGGCTTAGCCTGCTGCTGGGCTGGGCGGTGCCGCTGCTGCCCAACGTGCCGCTCGTCGGCCGGTTCATTCCCTCCGACGCGAGCCTGCCGACGCAACTCGCGTGGTGGTCGGTGATCGTGGCGATGACCGTGGCGGTACTGACGGGCCTGATCTTCGGCCTCTACCCGGCGCGCAAGGCGGCCAAGCAAGACCCGATCGTCGCACTGCGCCACGATTAG
- the uvrA gene encoding excinuclease ABC subunit UvrA produces MSTEAAIMASSSKAEKKGEIEPKPPRGGRKRRGAVAAAPPTIDGPAIRVKGAREHNLKSIDVTIPRDKLVVITGLSGSGKSSLAFDTIFAEGQRKYMESLSAYARQFLDQLKKPDIDEIEGIPPTIAIEQRSAAHNPRSTVATTTEIYDYLRLLFARCGTPYSWRPTKTKRDGTVTARSGKQISATSATQIVDAVLRFGEDTRLMVLAPVLRGKKGFHRDVLERLQGMGWQRARVDGAVVDLRDVLKEPSDNPLDLERYAKHDIDAVVDRIVIREDVRQRLAESIEAALQVGMGSVVITVEENGQWVDHSFSAKLADPDDPAYALDELEPRVFSFNSPFGACATCLGLGHILEFDEELVAPDGERGILSGGIAPWKKSGPGGMVYPKRLRWFCRRFGVAQGSSLNDLSDEVYGILMHGTSPDQEEAYSAHWAGVLTMLQDWFTKTESSWVKDHLHGFQSERTCPTCCGDRLRIEALHVCIKSKHKADKGRAGSPTVIGRPKSDGTMLNISELSRLTIDDAMAFVEGLELSEEGLAIAEPIIREVGNRLRFLQSVGLDYLSLDRRTATLSGGEAQRIRLATQVGSGLVGACYVLDEPTIGLHQRDNDRLIRTLRHLTDIGNTVLVVEHDEDMIRSADHVLDIGPGPGVHGGRVVAQGTVKDVCATPGSLTGEYLSGKRKIDVPAERRTMDPKKAVVVKGAKENNLKGIDAAFPVEGIICVTGVSGSGKSTLVNDILLKSLKREITGTRVKPGQHARVNGMQRIDRVIEVDQSPIGRTPRSNPATYTGVFDDIRKVFASTREAKMRGYMPGRFSFNVPADRVGKAGAGGRCEACQGQGVKKIEMHFLPDVFVQCEVCKGKRYNRETLEVLYKGKNIADVLAMTIEDACAFFDAHGKILRFVECLRDVGLGYLTLGQPSTTLSGGEAQRVKLATELGKGTRIDGTPSTEHTLYVLDEPTTGLHFEDISRLVSVFDRLADAGNTLVVIEHNLDVIKRADWIVDLGPEGGDGGGTIVAEGPPEAVAKVKASHTGRYLKDMLK; encoded by the coding sequence ATGAGCACGGAAGCAGCGATCATGGCGTCGTCGTCCAAGGCAGAAAAGAAGGGTGAGATCGAGCCCAAGCCGCCCCGTGGCGGGCGGAAGCGGCGCGGGGCCGTCGCGGCCGCCCCGCCCACGATCGATGGCCCGGCCATCCGCGTGAAGGGCGCTCGCGAGCACAACCTCAAGTCCATCGACGTCACCATTCCGCGTGACAAGCTCGTGGTCATCACCGGGCTGAGCGGCAGCGGTAAGAGCAGCCTGGCGTTCGACACGATCTTCGCCGAGGGGCAGCGAAAGTACATGGAAAGCCTGTCGGCCTACGCCCGGCAGTTCCTCGACCAGCTCAAGAAGCCCGACATCGACGAGATCGAGGGCATCCCCCCCACCATCGCCATCGAGCAGCGGAGCGCCGCCCACAACCCGCGCTCGACCGTTGCGACGACCACTGAAATCTACGACTACCTGCGATTGCTCTTTGCCCGGTGCGGCACGCCCTACTCGTGGCGCCCGACCAAGACCAAGCGCGACGGAACGGTCACGGCGCGTAGCGGCAAGCAGATCAGCGCCACCAGCGCGACGCAGATCGTCGACGCCGTGCTCCGCTTTGGCGAGGACACGAGGCTGATGGTGCTTGCCCCGGTCTTGCGCGGCAAGAAGGGCTTCCACCGCGACGTGCTGGAGCGCTTGCAGGGCATGGGCTGGCAGCGGGCCCGCGTCGACGGCGCGGTCGTTGATCTCAGAGACGTCCTCAAAGAACCCAGCGACAACCCGCTCGATCTGGAGCGATACGCAAAGCACGACATTGATGCCGTGGTCGACCGCATCGTCATCCGCGAGGACGTGCGGCAGCGGCTGGCCGAGTCGATCGAGGCGGCGTTGCAGGTGGGCATGGGCTCGGTCGTCATCACCGTCGAGGAGAACGGCCAGTGGGTCGACCACAGCTTCAGCGCAAAGCTGGCCGACCCCGACGACCCGGCGTACGCGCTCGACGAGCTCGAGCCGCGGGTGTTCAGCTTCAACTCGCCCTTCGGCGCATGCGCCACGTGCCTGGGGCTGGGGCACATCCTCGAGTTTGACGAGGAACTGGTCGCGCCCGACGGCGAGCGCGGCATCCTCAGCGGCGGCATTGCGCCGTGGAAAAAGAGCGGGCCGGGCGGCATGGTCTACCCCAAGCGGCTGCGCTGGTTCTGCCGGAGGTTCGGCGTGGCCCAGGGCTCGTCGCTCAACGACCTGAGCGACGAGGTGTACGGCATCCTGATGCACGGAACGAGCCCGGACCAGGAAGAGGCCTACAGCGCACACTGGGCCGGCGTGCTCACGATGCTCCAGGACTGGTTCACCAAGACCGAGTCGAGCTGGGTGAAGGACCACCTGCACGGCTTCCAGAGCGAGCGGACGTGCCCGACGTGCTGCGGCGATCGGCTGCGCATCGAGGCCTTGCACGTGTGCATCAAGAGCAAGCACAAGGCCGACAAGGGCCGCGCGGGCTCGCCAACGGTCATCGGCCGCCCCAAGAGCGACGGCACGATGCTCAACATCAGCGAGCTGAGCCGCCTGACGATCGACGACGCGATGGCGTTCGTCGAGGGGCTCGAGCTGAGCGAGGAGGGGCTCGCGATCGCCGAGCCGATCATCCGCGAGGTGGGCAACCGGCTGCGGTTCCTGCAGAGCGTGGGGCTCGATTACCTCTCGCTCGACCGCCGAACCGCGACGCTTTCGGGCGGTGAGGCCCAGCGCATCAGGCTGGCCACGCAGGTGGGCAGCGGGCTGGTCGGCGCGTGCTACGTGCTCGACGAGCCGACCATCGGCCTGCACCAGCGCGACAACGACCGGCTCATCCGCACGCTGCGCCACCTGACGGACATCGGCAACACCGTGCTCGTTGTCGAGCACGACGAGGACATGATTCGATCGGCCGACCACGTGCTGGACATCGGCCCCGGGCCGGGCGTGCACGGCGGCCGCGTCGTCGCGCAGGGCACGGTGAAGGACGTGTGCGCCACGCCGGGCTCGCTGACGGGCGAGTACCTGTCGGGTAAGCGAAAGATCGATGTTCCCGCGGAACGCCGCACGATGGACCCGAAGAAGGCCGTCGTGGTGAAGGGCGCCAAGGAGAACAACCTCAAGGGCATCGACGCGGCCTTCCCGGTCGAGGGCATCATCTGCGTGACGGGTGTGTCGGGCAGCGGCAAGAGCACGCTGGTCAACGACATCCTGCTCAAGAGCCTGAAGCGCGAGATCACCGGCACGCGCGTGAAGCCGGGCCAGCACGCCCGCGTCAACGGCATGCAGCGCATCGACCGGGTGATCGAGGTCGACCAATCGCCCATCGGCCGCACGCCGCGCTCGAACCCGGCCACGTACACGGGCGTGTTCGACGACATCCGCAAGGTGTTCGCCAGCACGCGCGAGGCCAAGATGCGCGGCTACATGCCCGGCCGATTCAGCTTCAACGTGCCGGCCGACCGCGTGGGCAAGGCGGGCGCGGGCGGACGCTGCGAGGCGTGCCAGGGCCAGGGCGTCAAGAAGATCGAGATGCACTTCCTGCCCGACGTGTTCGTCCAATGCGAGGTGTGCAAGGGCAAGCGGTACAACCGCGAGACGCTCGAGGTGCTCTACAAGGGCAAGAACATCGCCGACGTGCTGGCCATGACCATCGAGGACGCGTGCGCGTTCTTCGACGCGCACGGCAAGATCCTGCGATTCGTCGAGTGCCTGCGTGACGTCGGGCTCGGCTACCTCACGCTGGGCCAGCCCAGCACCACGCTCTCGGGCGGCGAGGCCCAGCGCGTGAAGCTGGCGACCGAGCTCGGTAAGGGCACCCGCATCGACGGCACGCCCAGCACCGAGCACACCCTGTACGTGCTCGACGAGCCGACGACGGGCCTGCACTTCGAGGACATCAGCCGCCTGGTGAGCGTGTTCGATCGCCTGGCCGACGCGGGCAACACGCTGGTGGTCATCGAGCACAACCTCGACGTCATCAAGCGGGCCGACTGGATCGTCGACCTGGGCCCCGAGGGCGGCGACGGCGGCGGCACGATCGTGGCCGAGGGCCCGCCCGAGGCGGTGGCGAAGGTGAAGGCGAGCCACACGGGGCGGTATCTGAAGGACATGCTCAAGTAA
- a CDS encoding phosphodiester glycosidase family protein, whose amino-acid sequence MRPIRPILLLLASLAMVACSAQPKQPASDPVAEPTQPFFADPPKWRAIFQGIEFAELANDKPRPLVVSALKIDAAAEGLELFTTPGNGGAPLETNGQTTRAFLEERGLDVAINTHFFGPCCNIIPGEPKDLTGLSIAQGELVSPASTERQRDIIIFEAGVHQDGGIDAVMLTSTQLDQLEGFTPTHAIAGRTILDGGRVVEGGDDFATIRHPRTLVGLSKDYGTLYLATIDGRQPGYSTGASLAEAAAIMFHLGATMALNVDGGGSTTMIIRDADGASQLANSPSAGFERVVGSNLGLRALPLQPEGGDPR is encoded by the coding sequence ATGCGACCCATCCGCCCGATCCTGCTCCTGCTCGCCTCGCTCGCGATGGTCGCCTGCTCGGCCCAGCCGAAGCAGCCGGCCTCGGACCCGGTCGCCGAGCCGACGCAGCCCTTCTTCGCCGATCCTCCGAAGTGGCGTGCGATCTTTCAGGGCATCGAGTTCGCCGAACTCGCCAACGACAAGCCCCGTCCGCTCGTCGTCTCGGCCCTCAAGATCGATGCCGCCGCCGAGGGGCTCGAGCTGTTCACCACGCCCGGCAACGGCGGAGCACCGCTCGAGACCAACGGCCAGACCACGCGGGCGTTCCTCGAAGAGCGCGGGCTCGACGTGGCGATCAACACCCACTTCTTCGGCCCGTGCTGCAACATCATCCCGGGCGAGCCCAAGGACCTGACCGGCCTGTCGATCGCCCAGGGCGAGTTGGTCAGCCCGGCATCGACCGAGAGACAGCGAGACATCATCATCTTCGAAGCGGGCGTGCACCAGGACGGCGGCATCGACGCCGTCATGCTTACATCGACCCAGCTCGACCAACTCGAAGGCTTCACGCCGACGCATGCGATCGCGGGCCGAACGATCCTCGATGGCGGTCGAGTGGTGGAAGGCGGCGACGACTTTGCGACGATCCGCCACCCGCGCACGCTCGTCGGCTTGAGCAAGGACTACGGGACGCTCTATCTCGCCACCATCGACGGCCGCCAGCCCGGCTACAGCACCGGCGCGTCGCTGGCCGAGGCAGCCGCCATCATGTTCCACCTCGGCGCCACGATGGCCCTCAACGTCGACGGCGGCGGCTCGACCACCATGATCATCCGCGACGCCGACGGGGCGAGCCAACTCGCCAACAGCCCGAGCGCTGGCTTCGAGCGCGTCGTGGGCTCGAATCTCGGGCTGCGGGCACTGCCGCTGCAACCCGAGGGCGGCGACCCACGGTAA
- a CDS encoding zinc metalloprotease, translating into MPRRTVLAGIACAAAISAVAPAHAQELHPFADYFRQDHTRCLTPDPRLLPGIDNPSDCSLSRTNPDAAYDPSTGVYRIPVVVHVIQRTDGTGALSDARVTSQIDILNEDFRALAGTLGAPGTDVGIEFYLATEDPDGNPTTGITRTTNNTWFNDRGRYWDTLAWDTNRYMNVYTNNASGALGYVPNLPQGGIVGLPEDRVVVLHSAFGRGAPLVPFNLGRTLTHEVGHYLGLYHTFDGSCGSTSSCDRTGDLICDTNGQSSPTFGCPSSRSSCGLPSPFDNYMDYSDDRCMNKFTPIQARRMRCTLENYRPDVYEAASMGCSPADLAEPFGELDVFDFLTFQNLFGTGDLAADFDGDGELTIFDFLEFQSQFAGGC; encoded by the coding sequence ATGCCACGCCGTACCGTTCTCGCGGGCATCGCCTGCGCTGCTGCCATTTCAGCCGTTGCTCCGGCTCACGCCCAGGAGTTGCACCCGTTCGCCGATTACTTTCGGCAGGACCACACCCGCTGCCTGACGCCCGACCCGCGTCTGCTGCCGGGCATCGATAACCCGAGCGATTGCTCGCTCTCGCGCACGAACCCCGACGCCGCGTACGACCCGAGCACGGGCGTCTACCGCATCCCCGTGGTCGTGCACGTCATCCAGCGGACCGACGGCACCGGCGCGTTGAGCGACGCCCGCGTCACTTCGCAGATCGATATCCTCAACGAAGACTTCCGCGCCCTCGCCGGCACGCTCGGAGCCCCCGGCACCGACGTCGGCATCGAGTTCTACCTGGCGACCGAAGACCCCGACGGCAACCCGACCACTGGCATCACGCGCACCACCAATAACACGTGGTTCAACGACCGCGGCCGGTACTGGGACACGCTCGCCTGGGACACCAACCGCTACATGAACGTGTACACCAACAACGCCTCGGGCGCGCTCGGCTACGTGCCCAACCTGCCCCAGGGCGGCATCGTCGGCCTTCCCGAGGACCGCGTCGTCGTACTGCACTCGGCCTTCGGTCGTGGCGCTCCGCTGGTGCCCTTCAACCTGGGCCGCACCCTGACGCACGAGGTCGGCCACTACCTGGGCCTCTACCACACGTTCGACGGCAGCTGCGGCTCGACGAGCTCCTGCGACCGGACGGGCGACCTCATCTGCGATACCAACGGCCAGAGCAGCCCGACGTTTGGCTGTCCGAGCTCGCGCAGCAGCTGCGGCCTGCCCTCGCCCTTTGACAACTACATGGACTACTCCGACGACCGCTGCATGAACAAGTTCACGCCCATCCAGGCCCGGCGCATGCGTTGCACGCTCGAGAACTACCGCCCCGACGTGTACGAGGCCGCATCCATGGGCTGCTCGCCCGCCGACCTGGCCGAGCCCTTCGGCGAGCTCGACGTCTTCGACTTCCTCACGTTCCAGAACCTGTTCGGCACCGGCGACCTGGCCGCCGACTTCGACGGCGATGGCGAGCTGACCATCTTCGACTTCCTCGAGTTCCAGTCCCAGTTCGCCGGCGGCTGCTGA